A window from Primulina huaijiensis isolate GDHJ02 chromosome 13, ASM1229523v2, whole genome shotgun sequence encodes these proteins:
- the LOC140991501 gene encoding uncharacterized protein yields MVTISGSVLLSCPRCWGMKMRTILSGKNILNRITSSSQPFRSSAGGNKSTEKSGGGSDDGSSYSLSLYDEQYKALNNLDFMTAAKILFTDPPKMKKFGLDFHLVQFFFVCLPSLVRCFFLTGDSWIMFGTRAKETSRVRPNQTHPTWFERQGFGRKRSTLK; encoded by the exons ATGGTAACGATTTCAGGCAGCGTACTGCTTTCATGTCCGAGATGCTGGGGGATGAAGATGAGAACAATTCTTAGCGGGAAGAATATTTTGAATCGGATCACATCTTCCAGCCAGCCGTTTCGCTCCTCCGCCGGCGGAAACAAATCTACCGAGAAAAGCGGCGGCGGCAGTGACGATGGGTCTTCTTATTCATTGAGCCTGTACGATGAGCAATACAAAGCTCTAAATAACCTCGACTTTATGACGGCCGCCAAAATTCTCTTCACTGATCCTCCAAAAATGAAGAAGTTCGG GTTGGATTTTCATCTCGTGCAGTTTTTCTTTGTCTGCTTGCCGTCATTGG TGAGGTGTTTCTTTCTCACGGGAGATTCCTGGATTATGTTTGGAACTAGAGCTAAAGAAACAAGCCGAGTCAGACCAAACCAGACACATCCCACATGGTTCGAAAGGCAAGGTTTCGGAAGAAAGCGCAGCACCCTCAagtga